A region from the Lentimonas sp. CC4 genome encodes:
- a CDS encoding ATP-dependent Clp protease proteolytic subunit: MADKKSKDAEKDSTPKIQETFLKERKIFLWGEVSDKSARDITEKLLYLEADAPGKEITFYINTPGGSITAGMAVYDTMKLISSPIKVVVTGMAASMGSILLCGAEKGMRYLYPHSRVLIHQPLISGQMVAVAVDIHIQAQEMERLRDELNAILADSSGQKLEKIQQDTDRDFYMTAKEAIKYGLADKIVDKI; the protein is encoded by the coding sequence ATGGCAGACAAAAAATCTAAAGACGCTGAAAAAGACTCCACTCCAAAGATCCAGGAAACATTCCTGAAGGAGCGTAAAATCTTCCTCTGGGGCGAAGTTTCCGACAAGTCGGCTCGCGACATCACCGAAAAGCTCCTCTACCTCGAAGCAGATGCTCCGGGCAAAGAGATCACCTTCTACATCAACACACCGGGCGGCTCTATTACAGCTGGCATGGCCGTGTATGACACCATGAAACTGATCAGCTCTCCGATCAAGGTCGTCGTCACCGGAATGGCAGCCAGCATGGGCTCGATTCTGCTCTGCGGCGCCGAAAAGGGCATGCGCTATCTCTACCCGCACTCTCGCGTGTTGATCCACCAACCACTCATCTCCGGCCAAATGGTCGCTGTAGCGGTTGATATCCACATTCAAGCACAAGAGATGGAGCGCCTGCGCGACGAGCTCAACGCGATCCTCGCAGACAGCTCCGGACAGAAACTCGAAAAAATCCAGCAAGACACCGACCGTGACTTCTACATGACCGCCAAAGAAGCCATCAAATACGGCCTTGCCGATAAGATCGTAGACAAGATCTAA
- the rpiB gene encoding ribose 5-phosphate isomerase B, whose translation MSKTTLTVSIGTDHAGFPLKAPIIQFLRDRGHEVIDCGCDSTESCDYPDFIRPAAEAVAEGKADYGIVLGGSGNGEAIVANKVKGVRCGLCWDEWSAQMTKEHNNANCISIGARPVSEELALKIVGIWLDAEYEGGRHQRRVEKIEG comes from the coding sequence ATGAGCAAAACGACCCTCACAGTTTCCATCGGCACCGATCACGCAGGCTTCCCCCTGAAGGCACCGATCATTCAATTTCTCCGCGATCGCGGGCACGAAGTCATCGACTGCGGCTGCGACTCCACCGAGTCCTGCGACTACCCTGACTTCATCCGCCCTGCAGCCGAAGCGGTCGCCGAAGGCAAAGCCGACTACGGCATCGTGCTCGGCGGCAGTGGCAACGGCGAAGCAATCGTCGCCAATAAAGTAAAAGGCGTGCGCTGCGGCCTCTGCTGGGACGAATGGTCCGCGCAGATGACTAAAGAGCACAACAACGCCAACTGCATCTCCATTGGTGCTCGTCCAGTCTCCGAAGAACTCGCACTTAAAATCGTCGGCATCTGGCTCGACGCTGAATACGAAGGCGGTCGCCACCAGCGACGCGTCGAAAAAATCGAAGGGTAA
- the rpmG gene encoding 50S ribosomal protein L33, which yields MAREHVMIECTEARAEGKPVSRYMTTRDKKQQPDRVEKKKYNKFLRRHTLHREIKN from the coding sequence ATGGCCAGAGAACACGTAATGATCGAATGCACTGAGGCACGCGCCGAAGGCAAACCAGTATCCCGCTATATGACTACTCGCGATAAAAAGCAGCAGCCAGACCGCGTCGAAAAGAAGAAATATAACAAGTTTCTTCGTCGCCACACATTGCACCGCGAAATCAAGAACTAA
- a CDS encoding Mrp/NBP35 family ATP-binding protein, protein MDTESIKAALKTVKFPGFSRDIISFGLVREVELTDGEVLIGVEITTGDAKIPEQIAADIKSTVGALEGIKDVKVRMEISQPKNQPSPNGANGSTPTNSAAMQKVKFAIAVASGKGGVGKSTVTVNLACALQRLLEADGKAGVGIMDCDIYGPSIPLMLGAAGRPEIENDLIVPLQNFGVSTMSMGFLVDEDTPVVWRGPMIMKTIQQFAQNVEWGELEILVVDLPPGTGDAQLSLVQTIPLDGAVIVTTPQPAASNVARRGARMFERVNVPYLGVVENMSYLEGADGTRQHLFGEGGGAATATALETPLLGEIPIDTSIRIGCDNGIPIVVSDPESAAAKEFFKVAQQIIDQLNT, encoded by the coding sequence GTGGATACAGAAAGCATCAAAGCAGCTCTCAAAACGGTCAAATTCCCAGGATTTAGCCGCGACATCATCTCCTTCGGCCTCGTCAGAGAAGTCGAACTGACAGACGGCGAGGTCCTCATCGGCGTCGAAATCACAACCGGGGATGCGAAAATCCCCGAGCAAATCGCTGCTGACATCAAGTCCACCGTCGGCGCACTCGAAGGCATCAAGGACGTCAAAGTCCGTATGGAAATTTCGCAGCCGAAGAATCAACCAAGCCCCAACGGCGCAAATGGCAGCACTCCGACCAACAGCGCAGCGATGCAGAAGGTCAAATTCGCTATCGCTGTAGCCAGCGGCAAGGGCGGCGTCGGCAAGTCCACCGTCACCGTGAACCTCGCTTGCGCACTGCAACGCCTGCTCGAAGCAGACGGCAAGGCGGGTGTCGGCATCATGGACTGCGATATTTACGGCCCCTCCATTCCACTCATGCTCGGCGCCGCAGGCCGCCCCGAGATTGAGAACGATTTAATCGTGCCACTTCAAAACTTCGGCGTCAGCACCATGTCCATGGGCTTCCTCGTCGACGAAGACACACCAGTTGTCTGGCGTGGCCCGATGATCATGAAGACCATTCAGCAGTTCGCACAAAACGTGGAATGGGGCGAATTAGAGATCCTCGTCGTGGATCTACCACCAGGCACCGGCGACGCACAGCTCTCTCTCGTGCAAACGATTCCACTCGATGGCGCAGTCATCGTAACCACGCCACAGCCAGCCGCATCCAATGTCGCACGCCGTGGCGCACGTATGTTTGAAAGAGTCAATGTGCCGTATCTCGGCGTCGTCGAGAACATGAGCTACCTCGAAGGCGCCGACGGCACACGCCAACACCTCTTCGGCGAAGGCGGCGGCGCAGCCACTGCAACTGCGCTCGAAACGCCACTTCTGGGCGAGATCCCGATCGACACATCGATCCGCATCGGTTGCGACAACGGCATCCCCATCGTCGTGAGCGATCCGGAATCTGCAGCCGCAAAGGAGTTTTTCAAAGTCGCACAGCAGATCATCGATCAGTTAAACACATGA
- a CDS encoding PD40 domain-containing protein produces the protein MRFLHCLLLLVTSFSLLPIVSAQQPMDIGDVVWKREGVRPIAVDSTDASIAKLARRAFGLHGGCVVTTPSKSAYVFNIERASGSSVTLSISSGGQEQLRRTVLGRDLQNAVLRACDMAVEATLHTKGFFAGKLAFVGKQRGVSEVYTADLLFNRVRPLTADRALVTGPSWSPDGTKLLYTTYYKSGFPDIYMIDLNSGLKKPVATYQGTNTGGAYSPNGRSIAMSLSSSGSAEIFMAESVGKKPRRLTTNKSLETSPTWSPDGRRLAFTSDARGKPQIYEVPVNGGPMRRIPTNVSSYCSEPAWNPVKENLIAFTAAVSGGFQIAVYDSEQQKSDIVTTVTESAVEPTWLNDGRHLVFTQRQSGRTRLMLLDTETKKISALHVPDFGDASSASFVY, from the coding sequence ATGCGCTTTTTACACTGCCTTTTACTTCTAGTTACTTCGTTTTCGTTGCTGCCGATCGTTTCGGCGCAGCAGCCTATGGATATTGGTGATGTAGTTTGGAAGCGAGAGGGGGTTAGGCCCATTGCGGTGGATAGCACAGATGCGTCGATTGCAAAGTTAGCGCGTCGTGCCTTTGGTTTGCATGGTGGTTGTGTGGTGACGACGCCTTCGAAGTCGGCCTATGTGTTTAACATCGAGCGTGCGAGTGGCTCGTCGGTCACGTTGTCGATTAGCTCCGGTGGTCAGGAGCAACTGCGCCGCACCGTGCTAGGGCGTGATCTGCAAAATGCGGTGTTGCGTGCCTGTGATATGGCGGTTGAGGCGACCTTGCATACGAAGGGCTTTTTTGCGGGTAAGTTGGCATTTGTTGGCAAGCAGCGCGGAGTGTCAGAGGTTTATACTGCGGATTTGTTGTTTAATCGCGTGCGCCCGTTGACGGCAGACCGCGCATTGGTGACGGGGCCGAGTTGGTCGCCAGACGGCACAAAGCTACTTTACACGACTTATTATAAGTCTGGTTTTCCTGATATTTACATGATCGACCTGAACAGTGGGCTTAAGAAACCTGTCGCAACCTATCAGGGCACAAATACCGGCGGGGCGTATAGCCCGAATGGCCGTAGTATTGCGATGTCGCTCTCTAGCTCCGGTAGCGCTGAGATTTTTATGGCTGAATCAGTCGGCAAGAAGCCGCGTCGTTTGACCACTAATAAGAGCCTCGAAACTTCGCCAACATGGTCGCCCGATGGTCGCCGCTTGGCCTTCACTTCGGATGCACGTGGTAAGCCGCAGATTTATGAAGTGCCAGTCAATGGTGGTCCGATGCGCCGTATTCCTACGAATGTAAGCAGCTATTGCTCAGAGCCTGCATGGAATCCAGTGAAAGAAAATTTGATCGCGTTCACCGCAGCAGTGAGTGGAGGCTTTCAGATTGCGGTCTATGATAGTGAGCAACAGAAGAGTGATATTGTAACGACTGTCACGGAATCGGCAGTTGAGCCGACTTGGTTGAATGACGGTCGCCACTTGGTATTTACGCAGCGTCAGAGTGGACGCACACGTTTGATGCTCTTGGATACTGAAACGAAGAAAATCAGCGCGCTGCATGTGCCAGACTTCGGCGATGCGTCGTCAGCGAGCTTCGTTTATTAA
- the menB gene encoding 1,4-dihydroxy-2-naphthoyl-CoA synthase: MAMNWKKAREFEEIIYEKCDGIAKVTINRPHRRNAFTPDTVSEMIEAFTDAREDTTIGVVLLTGFNPQTDGKFAFCAGGDQKIRGHKKGGYIGKDGVPRLNVLELQKLIRSMPKVVIALVAGYAIGGGHVLHVVCDLTIAADNAVFGQTGPKVGSFDGGFGSSYLARIVGQKKAREIWYLCRQYNAQEAMDMGLVNKVVPYEQLEAEGIAWANDVLQHSPLSIRCLKSAFNADVDGQQGLQELAGNATLLYYMTEEGEEGRKAWNEKREPEFKKYPWLP; this comes from the coding sequence ATCGCCATGAATTGGAAAAAAGCCCGCGAGTTTGAAGAGATTATTTACGAAAAGTGCGATGGCATTGCGAAAGTGACGATTAATCGTCCACATCGTCGTAACGCATTCACACCGGATACGGTATCCGAGATGATCGAGGCCTTCACGGATGCGCGTGAAGATACAACGATCGGGGTCGTTTTACTGACAGGCTTCAATCCGCAGACAGATGGTAAGTTTGCTTTCTGTGCCGGCGGCGATCAAAAGATCCGCGGTCATAAGAAGGGCGGCTATATCGGTAAAGACGGTGTGCCGCGCTTGAACGTGCTCGAATTGCAAAAGCTCATTCGCTCGATGCCGAAGGTGGTGATCGCGCTCGTCGCAGGCTACGCGATTGGTGGTGGTCATGTGCTGCATGTCGTCTGCGACCTGACGATTGCTGCGGACAACGCGGTGTTCGGTCAAACAGGTCCGAAGGTCGGTAGCTTTGATGGTGGTTTCGGCTCTAGTTATTTGGCACGTATTGTCGGGCAGAAGAAGGCGCGTGAGATTTGGTATCTGTGCCGTCAATACAACGCGCAGGAAGCGATGGATATGGGGCTCGTTAATAAGGTCGTGCCGTATGAGCAACTCGAAGCCGAAGGTATTGCATGGGCGAATGATGTGCTACAGCACAGTCCGTTGTCGATTCGTTGCTTGAAGTCTGCGTTCAATGCCGATGTCGATGGACAACAAGGCCTGCAGGAGCTCGCGGGCAATGCGACCTTACTTTACTACATGACCGAAGAAGGCGAAGAAGGCCGCAAGGCCTGGAACGAAAAGCGCGAGCCCGAGTTTAAGAAGTATCCGTGGCTGCCGTAG
- a CDS encoding HigA family addiction module antitoxin — translation MKPNKLYEIAPPGRILREEFLEDSGITQTALAKALGLTQPRVNELLQGRRRLTADDALRLGRFFGTDAQFWMNLQSAYDLLTAERIIGKKIEREVMPMAS, via the coding sequence ATGAAACCCAATAAGCTCTACGAAATCGCTCCCCCAGGCCGCATTTTACGAGAAGAATTCCTCGAAGATTCTGGTATCACTCAGACTGCGCTCGCCAAAGCCCTGGGTCTCACTCAACCACGCGTCAATGAACTCCTACAAGGTCGACGACGCCTAACCGCAGACGACGCCCTCCGCCTCGGACGTTTCTTCGGAACCGACGCTCAGTTCTGGATGAACTTACAATCCGCCTACGACCTCCTCACCGCTGAGCGAATCATCGGCAAAAAAATCGAGCGCGAAGTCATGCCCATGGCATCGTGA
- a CDS encoding type II toxin-antitoxin system RelE/ParE family toxin, producing the protein MILSFADKETEKVFRAMHSAKLPSDIQRRAHNKLITLYASTALDALRIPPSNHLEALKGNRIEQHSIRINKQWRICFRWDNGNVHDVEITDYH; encoded by the coding sequence ATGATTCTAAGCTTTGCCGATAAAGAAACAGAAAAAGTCTTTCGCGCGATGCATTCAGCAAAGCTACCATCGGACATCCAACGCCGCGCCCACAATAAACTCATCACTCTATACGCCAGCACTGCACTCGATGCACTCCGTATCCCGCCAAGCAATCACCTCGAAGCACTAAAAGGAAACCGCATAGAACAACACAGCATCCGCATTAACAAACAGTGGCGCATCTGCTTTCGATGGGACAACGGTAACGTTCATGACGTCGAGATCACTGACTACCACTAA
- the purT gene encoding formate-dependent phosphoribosylglycinamide formyltransferase, with protein sequence MTTLGTPFTSTAKKVLLCGSGELGKEVAIELQRYGVEVIAVDAYADAPAMQVADRSHIVSMLDGAALRAVIELEKPDLVVPEVEAIATDTLAELEREGAVTVIPTARATQLTMNREGIRRLAAEELGHLTSPYQFADAFEDFRAAIDSIGMPCVIKPIMSSSGKGQSVVKTEADIQASWDYAQEGGRAGKGKVIVEGFVEFDYEITLLTVRHVGGTSFCAPIGHIQVDGDYRESWQPQAMSDAALKSAQQMAESVTASLGGYGLFGVELFVKGDTVIFSEVSPRPHDTGMVTMISQDLPQFSLHARAILGLPIPTIRQFGPSASSVILVEGTSKQVSFGNLGQALSEPDTQLRLFGKPEVNGKRRMGVALARAETIEAAREKACRASSAVDVQL encoded by the coding sequence ATGACGACTCTCGGGACTCCTTTTACATCGACAGCAAAAAAAGTGCTACTCTGTGGCTCAGGCGAACTGGGCAAAGAAGTCGCCATCGAACTCCAGCGCTACGGCGTCGAAGTGATCGCCGTGGATGCCTATGCCGACGCACCAGCCATGCAAGTCGCAGACCGCTCCCACATCGTCTCGATGCTCGACGGTGCGGCGCTGCGTGCCGTGATTGAGCTCGAAAAGCCCGACCTCGTCGTGCCGGAAGTCGAGGCAATCGCCACCGACACACTGGCCGAACTCGAGCGCGAAGGAGCCGTCACCGTCATCCCGACCGCACGCGCCACACAGTTGACAATGAACCGCGAAGGCATTCGTCGCCTCGCAGCTGAAGAACTCGGCCATCTCACCTCTCCCTATCAGTTTGCCGACGCCTTCGAAGACTTCCGCGCCGCAATCGACTCGATCGGTATGCCCTGCGTGATCAAGCCGATCATGAGTTCTTCGGGTAAAGGACAGAGCGTCGTTAAAACCGAGGCCGACATCCAAGCCTCTTGGGACTACGCGCAAGAAGGTGGCCGTGCCGGCAAGGGCAAAGTCATCGTCGAAGGCTTTGTCGAATTCGACTACGAAATTACTCTCCTCACCGTGCGCCATGTTGGTGGCACCAGTTTCTGTGCCCCCATCGGGCACATTCAAGTCGACGGCGACTACCGCGAGTCTTGGCAGCCACAAGCCATGAGCGATGCGGCACTCAAGAGTGCGCAGCAAATGGCCGAATCCGTCACCGCCAGCCTAGGGGGCTACGGCCTGTTCGGCGTCGAGCTTTTCGTCAAAGGCGACACCGTAATCTTCAGCGAAGTGTCTCCACGCCCACACGACACTGGCATGGTCACCATGATCTCACAGGATCTTCCGCAATTCTCGCTGCACGCCCGCGCCATCCTCGGCCTGCCGATCCCGACGATCCGTCAGTTTGGCCCGAGCGCCTCTTCCGTGATTTTAGTCGAAGGCACGTCCAAACAAGTTAGCTTCGGCAACTTGGGACAAGCCCTCAGCGAGCCCGACACGCAGCTACGCCTCTTTGGCAAACCTGAAGTGAACGGCAAGCGCCGCATGGGGGTCGCCCTAGCACGCGCAGAAACAATTGAAGCGGCACGTGAAAAAGCCTGCCGCGCGTCGAGTGCGGTGGACGTGCAGTTGTAG
- a CDS encoding sodium:calcium symporter: MELIQAQIEYFAGVWTPLALVGIFLVSSLLIIWRLEKMTHRGVEGTVLGTLFMPYFSGLGNLVFIAVVLKNKGPAEEVAINCWTNNITNLCLLLAVPALIWGLQLGSQSKAKKAQRDSKLHRLSLALTLVAMLFFSLMVWVLGQDGTIDRFDGFALVGLFLFWQCFHVYEVLKENTRSGSSWHPAIIIDLVLILIGSVLTLVSVDGIVTAIMNSESGFFSANQLGLLTGWLMVLPNAVLAFYYAYKRKADVVYSSQVGDGHICIPLCIGLYAIFQPMPLPDMFDIGLLLIAGAALLHLACIVIFRRLPKLIAVVMVGAYGYSLYWQFAG, translated from the coding sequence TTGGAATTGATACAGGCACAGATTGAATACTTCGCAGGCGTATGGACGCCCCTCGCGCTCGTGGGCATTTTCCTCGTCAGCTCATTGCTGATCATCTGGCGTCTAGAAAAAATGACGCATCGCGGCGTTGAAGGCACCGTGCTGGGCACGCTTTTCATGCCTTACTTTTCAGGACTAGGCAATTTGGTGTTCATCGCCGTCGTGCTGAAAAACAAAGGCCCTGCAGAAGAAGTTGCGATCAACTGTTGGACGAATAACATCACCAACCTGTGCCTGCTACTTGCTGTGCCGGCACTGATCTGGGGACTGCAACTCGGCTCCCAATCCAAAGCTAAAAAGGCTCAGCGCGATTCGAAGCTTCACCGCCTGTCGCTCGCACTGACCCTAGTAGCGATGCTGTTCTTCAGCCTCATGGTTTGGGTGCTCGGCCAAGACGGCACGATTGATCGCTTCGACGGCTTCGCACTCGTCGGCCTCTTCCTCTTTTGGCAATGCTTCCACGTCTATGAAGTGCTCAAAGAAAACACCCGCAGCGGCAGCTCATGGCACCCTGCGATCATCATTGACCTAGTCCTAATCCTGATTGGCAGCGTGCTCACATTGGTATCCGTCGACGGTATCGTCACTGCGATCATGAACAGCGAGAGCGGATTTTTCAGCGCGAACCAACTCGGCCTACTAACGGGCTGGTTGATGGTGCTGCCCAATGCCGTGCTCGCTTTTTACTACGCCTACAAACGTAAAGCCGATGTCGTTTACAGCTCACAAGTCGGTGACGGACATATCTGCATTCCGCTTTGCATTGGCCTCTATGCCATCTTCCAGCCGATGCCGCTACCCGACATGTTTGATATCGGCCTGCTCTTGATCGCAGGCGCCGCACTACTACACCTCGCCTGTATTGTAATTTTTCGCCGCCTTCCCAAACTCATCGCAGTCGTGATGGTCGGTGCCTACGGCTACAGCCTCTATTGGCAATTTGCGGGTTGA
- a CDS encoding BlaI/MecI/CopY family transcriptional regulator — translation MIKKKPSDFELHILSILWETAPLTVREVRERLTDGKARAYTSVLSVMQVMEKKGFLRRERPATGSADHWLPAVERDVVATPLMQRLISQVFGGKPSAVMQQLLQADSVDAGELAEIRKLLEAHESNQNDEANQ, via the coding sequence ATGATCAAGAAAAAGCCTTCAGACTTCGAACTACACATACTCAGTATCCTTTGGGAGACGGCTCCGTTGACCGTGCGTGAAGTGCGCGAGCGTCTAACAGATGGTAAAGCGCGTGCCTATACGAGTGTGCTCTCTGTCATGCAGGTCATGGAAAAGAAGGGCTTTCTGCGGCGTGAGCGGCCTGCGACGGGTAGTGCGGATCATTGGTTGCCAGCGGTGGAGCGTGATGTGGTGGCGACGCCGTTGATGCAGCGCTTGATTAGTCAAGTATTCGGAGGAAAGCCGAGCGCGGTGATGCAGCAATTGCTACAGGCCGACTCTGTGGATGCGGGTGAACTGGCCGAGATTCGTAAATTGCTGGAAGCGCATGAGTCGAATCAGAACGACGAGGCGAATCAATAA